The Vibrio tubiashii genome includes a window with the following:
- a CDS encoding heme-binding protein gives MPCKLQAHIDATEYCAHGGSFPVRIKHCGVVGAITVAGLPQLDDHNLVVSVLRKYLIEH, from the coding sequence ATGCCATGCAAGTTACAAGCACATATCGACGCCACTGAATACTGTGCCCATGGAGGTTCATTCCCTGTTCGCATCAAACACTGTGGCGTAGTCGGAGCAATTACCGTTGCTGGTCTTCCCCAACTCGATGACCATAACCTAGTGGTTAGTGTATTGAGAAAATACCTAATTGAGCACTAA
- a CDS encoding GGDEF domain-containing protein, whose protein sequence is MLIELDIPTLSVVCVILSLTYCVGLALIQTLQPRIRGINLISLALMLLGIGFMLMSFGNTVSLWVSKILANSILSISFILILHGVCLLRGYAASLANYGYYSLPVVITLLTYCTYFSSSTDARIAIMAGYTSALSFLTIYANQHGTKEDIAPSKRLLSLGMLVYAAYGLFRLGMLPFEDKIDDFMVANWVQQLAFLSIIAMIIFIGFAITWMLTGRLVATIYDSSLKDELTRLYNRRALEEFAPKEVARAQRFEHSLSVLLIDIDKFKQINDVYGHQAGDHVLRTIGRILRIETRKNDFSFRYGGEEFLVLLPETNKNQAKVVAEKLRNVIERTTMLPSNREFCTASFGVSELLANEHWERLIERADRALYDAKNQGRNRVVIGT, encoded by the coding sequence ATGCTGATTGAGTTAGATATTCCCACGCTGTCCGTCGTCTGCGTCATATTGTCGTTGACCTACTGTGTTGGCCTCGCCTTGATTCAAACTCTTCAGCCTCGAATTCGCGGAATCAACTTAATTTCATTAGCACTGATGCTGCTTGGCATTGGTTTTATGCTGATGAGCTTTGGTAACACGGTCTCGTTATGGGTTTCCAAGATTTTGGCTAACTCCATACTATCAATAAGCTTTATTCTTATTTTGCACGGTGTCTGCCTTCTAAGAGGTTACGCTGCCTCACTAGCCAACTACGGCTACTACTCTCTCCCCGTGGTGATTACTCTACTCACCTATTGCACCTACTTTTCATCTTCTACGGACGCCCGCATCGCCATAATGGCCGGATATACTTCCGCGCTTAGCTTTCTGACAATATATGCAAACCAACATGGTACCAAAGAGGATATAGCCCCTTCTAAACGTTTGCTCTCTTTGGGGATGCTTGTTTACGCCGCCTATGGCTTGTTCCGCCTTGGTATGCTTCCTTTTGAAGACAAAATCGATGACTTCATGGTTGCGAATTGGGTTCAGCAACTCGCATTTCTCTCTATCATAGCGATGATCATTTTTATTGGTTTTGCGATTACTTGGATGCTGACAGGGAGATTGGTAGCCACTATTTACGACTCATCACTCAAGGATGAGCTAACACGACTCTATAACCGCAGGGCGCTTGAAGAGTTTGCACCCAAGGAAGTGGCACGGGCACAACGCTTTGAACACTCGCTTTCTGTCTTACTGATTGATATAGATAAATTCAAACAAATCAATGATGTGTATGGTCACCAAGCGGGAGACCATGTTCTAAGAACAATAGGCAGAATACTTAGAATAGAAACACGAAAGAATGACTTTTCATTTCGCTATGGTGGAGAGGAGTTTTTGGTATTACTTCCAGAAACCAACAAAAACCAAGCCAAAGTTGTCGCTGAAAAGCTTCGAAACGTTATTGAACGTACGACGATGTTACCCAGTAACCGCGAGTTCTGTACAGCTAGCTTTGGTGTCAGTGAGTTATTAGCCAACGAGCATTGGGAACGGTTAATAGAACGCGCCGATAGAGCGCTGTACGATGCCAAAAATCAAGGAAGGAATAGAGTTGTTATTGGCACTTAG
- a CDS encoding nuclear transport factor 2 family protein — translation MTTRELQDFAVMFFAAVDAQNATALKQYFSEEITLQMANLPITEGGESVIAAFKAADERFSSIKHSIEGIWIGDWEQGPVVSVEAIAQYEFPDGRTLELPVTSTLRLTQNKKVANYKIFMDPLPAFS, via the coding sequence ATGACCACTAGAGAACTTCAAGATTTCGCTGTAATGTTCTTTGCTGCTGTAGATGCTCAAAATGCAACAGCACTTAAGCAGTATTTCAGCGAAGAGATTACACTCCAGATGGCAAACTTGCCTATAACAGAGGGGGGCGAATCAGTAATCGCTGCATTCAAAGCAGCGGATGAGCGATTCTCGTCGATCAAACACAGTATTGAAGGGATTTGGATAGGCGATTGGGAACAGGGACCGGTCGTTAGCGTAGAAGCCATTGCGCAATATGAGTTTCCCGATGGGCGAACCTTGGAGCTTCCCGTCACAAGTACATTACGCTTAACCCAAAACAAAAAAGTCGCTAATTACAAAATTTTCATGGATCCATTGCCTGCTTTTAGCTAG
- a CDS encoding methionine synthase produces MKTLLPTSTAGSLPKPSWLAQPETLWSPWKLQGAELTDGKQDALRLSLQEQQHAGVDIVSDGEQTRQHFVTTFIEHLSGVDFENRQTVKIRDRYDASVPTVVGPVSRQKPVFVEDAKFLRQQTDKPIKWALPGPMTMIDTLYDDHYKSREKLAWEFAKILNQEAKELEAAGVDIIQFDEPAFNVFFDDVNDWGIACLERAVEGLKCETAVHICYGYGIKANTDWKKTLGTEWRQYEEVFPKLQKSNIDIISLECHNSRVPIELLELIRGKKVMVGAIDVATDSIETAEEVAETLREALKYVDADKLYPCTNCGMAPLSREVARGKLNALSAGAELVRKELST; encoded by the coding sequence ATGAAAACACTATTACCGACTTCTACGGCAGGAAGCCTGCCAAAACCTTCTTGGTTAGCTCAGCCAGAAACGCTTTGGTCACCTTGGAAACTGCAAGGTGCAGAATTAACAGATGGCAAACAAGATGCGCTTCGTTTGTCTTTGCAAGAACAGCAACATGCGGGCGTTGATATTGTCAGCGATGGTGAACAAACTCGCCAACACTTCGTTACGACATTTATCGAGCATCTAAGTGGCGTTGACTTTGAAAATCGCCAAACGGTAAAGATTCGTGATCGCTACGATGCAAGCGTTCCAACAGTCGTAGGGCCTGTGAGTCGTCAAAAGCCTGTGTTTGTTGAAGATGCTAAGTTTTTACGTCAGCAAACAGATAAGCCGATCAAGTGGGCGTTACCAGGTCCAATGACGATGATCGATACGCTTTATGATGACCATTACAAGAGCCGTGAAAAGCTCGCGTGGGAATTTGCCAAAATACTCAATCAAGAAGCGAAAGAGTTAGAGGCTGCTGGTGTCGATATTATCCAATTTGATGAGCCAGCATTTAATGTCTTCTTTGATGATGTGAATGATTGGGGCATCGCGTGTCTAGAAAGAGCCGTTGAAGGACTAAAATGTGAAACGGCGGTTCACATCTGTTACGGCTACGGCATCAAAGCAAATACAGATTGGAAGAAGACGCTGGGCACCGAATGGCGACAATATGAAGAAGTGTTTCCAAAGCTGCAGAAGTCTAACATTGATATCATTTCGTTAGAGTGTCATAACTCTCGTGTGCCGATTGAGCTGCTAGAGCTTATTCGCGGCAAAAAAGTGATGGTTGGGGCGATTGATGTTGCGACAGATAGCATTGAAACGGCTGAAGAAGTCGCAGAGACATTACGTGAAGCTCTAAAGTATGTTGATGCCGATAAGCTTTATCCGTGTACTAACTGCGGTATGGCGCCATTGTCTCGTGAAGTTGCTCGCGGAAAATTGAACGCCTTAAGTGCTGGAGCGGAACTAGTAAGGAAAGAGCTGTCTACATAA
- a CDS encoding DUF1852 domain-containing protein, whose protein sequence is MSKEFTFSIKSLSLDENYSPSDSTRITTNFANLARGESRQQNLRNALNMIDNNFNALAHWDNPNGDRYSVELEIVSVDMDIEAGAESFPSIEVLKTYIVDHKTNERIEGIVGNNFSSYVRDYDFSVLLLDHNKDKPQFTIPEGFGDLHGKLFKHFVNSSTYKQNFKKRPVICLSVSDNKTYHRTENQHPVLGYEYEPNESSLTEQYFQKMGLQVRYFMPPNSVAPFAFYFFGDLLNDYTNLELISTISTMETFQKIYRPEIYNANAVAGKSYQPSLKNSDHSLTQIVYDREERSRLAIEQGKFAQEHFIKPYQTVLEQWSANYA, encoded by the coding sequence ATGAGCAAAGAATTCACATTTAGCATTAAGAGCCTCAGTCTTGATGAGAACTACAGCCCGTCAGACAGCACACGTATTACGACTAACTTCGCTAATTTAGCGAGAGGTGAGAGTCGTCAACAGAACCTGCGTAATGCGCTTAATATGATTGATAATAATTTCAATGCCCTCGCGCATTGGGATAACCCTAATGGCGACCGCTACTCTGTTGAGCTTGAAATCGTTTCGGTAGATATGGATATAGAAGCTGGCGCTGAAAGCTTTCCTTCGATTGAAGTTTTAAAGACCTACATTGTCGATCATAAAACGAATGAGCGTATTGAAGGCATTGTCGGTAACAACTTTTCTTCTTATGTTCGTGATTACGACTTTAGCGTTTTGCTCCTTGATCACAACAAAGATAAGCCTCAATTCACCATCCCAGAAGGTTTTGGTGATCTGCATGGCAAACTATTCAAGCATTTTGTTAATTCATCAACCTACAAGCAGAACTTCAAAAAGCGCCCAGTTATCTGTTTAAGCGTGTCGGATAACAAGACTTATCATCGCACGGAAAATCAGCACCCAGTGCTAGGTTATGAATATGAGCCAAATGAGTCTTCACTGACAGAACAGTATTTCCAGAAAATGGGTCTACAAGTCCGTTACTTCATGCCACCAAACAGTGTTGCTCCTTTTGCGTTCTACTTCTTTGGTGATCTGCTCAACGATTACACCAATTTAGAATTGATCAGCACGATCAGCACAATGGAAACGTTCCAAAAGATCTATCGTCCAGAGATCTACAACGCGAACGCGGTTGCGGGTAAATCTTACCAACCAAGCTTGAAGAACAGCGATCACTCTCTAACGCAAATTGTGTATGACCGAGAAGAACGTAGTCGACTGGCAATAGAGCAAGGGAAGTTTGCTCAAGAGCACTTCATCAAGCCGTATCAAACTGTGCTAGAGCAATGGTCTGCTAACTACGCTTAA
- a CDS encoding putative quinol monooxygenase, with product MIIVTVAGKVKPEFKQTFLDHMTELADTVRAEKGCIKYQQNITAEDDSILFLYEEWETLEALQTHLQTPHMAEHFEQARPWFDWVDMKTFEASEFALEG from the coding sequence ATGATTATTGTAACCGTAGCAGGAAAAGTGAAACCTGAATTTAAACAAACCTTTTTAGACCACATGACTGAGCTTGCAGACACTGTTCGCGCCGAAAAAGGTTGTATTAAATATCAGCAGAACATAACCGCCGAAGATGACTCGATACTGTTTCTATATGAAGAATGGGAAACGCTTGAAGCGCTTCAAACGCATTTACAAACACCCCATATGGCAGAACACTTCGAACAAGCGCGCCCATGGTTTGACTGGGTTGATATGAAAACCTTCGAAGCTTCTGAGTTCGCGTTAGAAGGTTAA
- a CDS encoding MFS transporter, giving the protein MNTASVQNTSKQPSVGITLLAGLPLFTLLPLGLDFFLPAMYQIGEYFNNASIPPLAISVYMLFWGIGQLVWGGIADVIGKKKIAIIGLVVYTMASLMIAIVDSESAFAFLFYRALQSFGGSACFTAIFALIRTRFDGEELNKSYSYLNGILAFIPVSAPLLGAYILENNPWLYLFTLMAILGLVSLIWIAFSLPADGKKLGSQQNKESSNSAIKGYWEVLKNVRFRSYLFFAATGQMLFIYYLTVAPTYLIGKLGTSQVEFGQMFMIIAVVFMVISFAAPKLSSYLTIRTIIGLALSLIIVGGCTMYAMSGTNTWYAFIGPMTPIAVGCTILLSCCPANALADFKHISGIASGLYTSITFGVGSLISSVFVNVIDSADLARVSLVYVVCAMLALLLLLTNTTVNSDSQ; this is encoded by the coding sequence ATGAATACTGCGTCCGTCCAAAACACCTCTAAACAACCAAGCGTAGGAATTACGCTTTTGGCTGGTTTGCCTCTTTTTACTCTACTTCCATTGGGATTGGATTTTTTCCTTCCAGCCATGTATCAAATTGGAGAGTATTTCAACAACGCATCTATCCCCCCCTTAGCCATAAGTGTCTACATGCTTTTCTGGGGAATTGGGCAACTCGTCTGGGGCGGGATTGCTGACGTAATAGGCAAAAAGAAGATTGCCATCATTGGATTAGTTGTCTATACCATGGCTTCATTGATGATCGCTATTGTTGATTCAGAGAGTGCCTTTGCATTTTTGTTCTACCGAGCTTTACAAAGTTTTGGCGGCAGCGCTTGTTTCACCGCAATCTTCGCTTTAATTAGAACGCGGTTTGATGGTGAGGAGCTCAATAAATCATACAGTTACCTCAATGGTATTCTTGCATTTATACCGGTTAGCGCCCCACTACTTGGTGCCTACATCCTTGAGAACAATCCATGGCTTTACCTATTTACTCTAATGGCCATACTAGGTTTGGTCAGTCTCATTTGGATTGCATTTAGCCTACCTGCCGATGGTAAGAAACTGGGCAGCCAACAAAACAAGGAAAGCAGTAATTCGGCTATCAAAGGGTACTGGGAAGTGCTCAAAAATGTTCGTTTTCGATCTTACCTATTTTTCGCTGCAACAGGCCAGATGTTGTTTATTTATTACTTAACAGTGGCGCCAACTTATCTGATAGGCAAGCTCGGCACCTCACAAGTTGAGTTTGGTCAGATGTTTATGATCATCGCAGTTGTTTTCATGGTAATCAGTTTTGCCGCTCCGAAGCTTAGTAGCTATCTCACCATTCGAACTATAATCGGGTTGGCACTTTCACTGATTATTGTAGGAGGGTGCACAATGTACGCGATGAGCGGTACCAACACATGGTACGCCTTTATTGGTCCAATGACTCCTATTGCAGTAGGTTGTACCATTTTACTTAGTTGTTGCCCAGCCAATGCTCTGGCAGATTTTAAACACATCTCTGGTATCGCTAGTGGGCTTTATACCTCGATTACCTTTGGTGTGGGGTCTTTGATATCATCAGTCTTTGTTAATGTCATTGATAGCGCAGACCTTGCACGTGTCTCACTGGTTTACGTCGTTTGTGCGATGCTAGCTCTGCTTTTACTTTTGACCAACACAACAGTGAATAGTGATTCGCAATAG
- a CDS encoding nuclear transport factor 2 family protein, translating to MTYKRGYVLATILSLFSVSTYASSEPVCNNQQICELGTAAEAAFFAGWATGDWSDFRSMLNQNDLVFQFPDGPFKGRSSGEEGYKNINLWIDHHIETENRIHQSERNLRFGLDDWYYFADEATGYFYGKEYVGSHMIGFRFTDGKIVEYREYVGDLTHWK from the coding sequence ATGACTTACAAGCGCGGATATGTTTTGGCTACCATTTTGTCACTATTTTCAGTTAGCACTTATGCGAGTAGTGAACCTGTTTGTAATAATCAGCAGATATGCGAACTTGGAACCGCCGCTGAAGCAGCCTTTTTTGCAGGTTGGGCTACAGGGGATTGGAGCGATTTTAGGAGTATGCTGAACCAAAATGATCTCGTTTTTCAATTTCCAGATGGTCCATTTAAAGGTCGTTCTTCCGGTGAAGAGGGTTACAAGAACATCAACCTCTGGATAGACCATCATATTGAAACAGAAAATCGAATCCATCAAAGCGAACGCAATTTAAGGTTTGGTCTCGATGATTGGTACTATTTTGCCGATGAAGCTACAGGGTATTTCTACGGTAAAGAATATGTAGGTAGCCATATGATCGGTTTTAGATTCACAGACGGAAAAATTGTTGAATATCGAGAGTATGTGGGAGACCTAACTCACTGGAAATAG
- a CDS encoding sensor domain-containing diguanylate cyclase: MIELEHIEQIYNHNHFTLHEVVLNEIGSYVFVKNRQGEYLYANQLTLDLFSTTLENLKGKTDREFFQPDMLNDIKESDEMVFNSGQKVVNEERALALNDGRVRVYRAIKQPIIHSKSKQVIGLIGVSTDITDIVELREQLAEQAYTDELTKLYNRRKIWQCFGSSYQQARDKELPLSCIIIDIDHFKQVNDSFGHDFGDNVIVELAKIIRSNLRKTDHCGRIGGEEFLIVLNNTEEKEALEVAERLRSQFLSSPLNIVESPFSLSCGVTQLSPYDSEFLDLYRRADDALYKAKHLGRNQSVIE, translated from the coding sequence GAAATTGGCTCTTACGTTTTCGTCAAGAATCGCCAAGGTGAATACTTGTATGCCAATCAGCTGACTTTAGATTTATTCAGCACTACGCTAGAGAATTTAAAAGGCAAAACTGACCGTGAGTTTTTTCAACCGGATATGTTGAATGATATTAAAGAAAGTGACGAAATGGTCTTTAACTCCGGTCAGAAAGTGGTTAATGAAGAGCGTGCTCTAGCGCTCAACGATGGCCGTGTTCGTGTTTATCGAGCAATCAAACAACCCATCATCCATTCCAAATCCAAACAAGTCATTGGCCTAATTGGCGTTTCAACCGATATCACCGACATAGTAGAGCTTCGAGAGCAGCTCGCAGAGCAAGCCTACACTGACGAATTAACTAAGCTCTATAATCGCCGAAAGATCTGGCAGTGCTTTGGTTCTTCCTACCAACAAGCCAGAGATAAAGAGCTACCTTTATCTTGTATCATCATAGATATCGATCACTTTAAACAAGTAAATGACTCATTCGGCCATGATTTTGGTGACAACGTCATTGTCGAGCTTGCGAAAATCATTCGCAGTAATTTACGTAAAACCGATCACTGTGGCCGAATTGGTGGAGAAGAGTTTTTAATCGTGCTCAATAATACGGAAGAGAAAGAAGCGTTAGAAGTTGCGGAGCGTTTACGAAGCCAGTTTTTAAGCTCACCGCTAAATATTGTTGAATCACCCTTTTCGCTGAGTTGCGGGGTAACACAACTTTCACCGTATGACAGCGAATTCCTTGATTTATACCGCAGAGCCGATGATGCGCTATACAAAGCTAAGCACTTAGGAAGAAATCAAAGTGTTATAGAATAA
- a CDS encoding hybrid-cluster NAD(P)-dependent oxidoreductase: MSAPTLSQINVYPVKSVGGLSLSTAWVEKQGLMFDRRFMLALSDGSMVTARKYPQMVKVRSSLLPDGVIFTAQGQSPLRVRYADFKMQEAPAQVWKDHFVAYTTTDEADDWFSQALGQRVELLFSGEQSNRVREKLGHNVSFADGYPVLVISEASLSELNRRSPEAHTMDQFRTNLVVSGTEPFGEDGWKRIRVGEVEFEAVKPCERCILTTVDVEKGELRTSKEPLNTLSQFRANERGGVFFGQNLVAKNEGMIHQGDKIEVLEYKEKEFYPDNAPKQLLMTCVEREEIARDFVTFWLEPQHGELPIYQPGQHLPISIEIDGESVARRYTLSSSPSRPGRLAISVKRIDGGRVSNWVIDNLNIGDTLTCEQPDGSFHLGEKHGQPLLLLSAGSGVTPMLSMLRYLSDHNQVEDVVFYHQCSSVEDIPCKDELDELRRKHDGLTVLFSLSQAPDDWFGLKGRLTLAHLKQIREVEQRQVFVCGPDGFMQKAKNLLLKKGLPENSYHQEAFGVSQTSQQPLKELTLSVNGHVFVGNNQKTLLEQAEDAGAPIANSCRAGLCGACKVTVESGKVHQPDVPALQDHERHMGVALACCCVPETDIEVVS, translated from the coding sequence ATGTCAGCTCCAACTCTTTCTCAAATCAATGTCTATCCGGTCAAGTCTGTGGGTGGTCTATCTCTCTCTACGGCTTGGGTGGAAAAGCAAGGTTTAATGTTTGACCGTCGATTTATGCTAGCTCTTTCCGACGGCTCAATGGTAACCGCTCGAAAATATCCACAGATGGTCAAAGTGCGTTCAAGCTTGTTACCTGATGGGGTGATATTTACCGCACAAGGCCAGTCGCCGCTAAGGGTTAGATATGCTGATTTTAAGATGCAAGAAGCGCCAGCCCAAGTGTGGAAAGATCACTTTGTCGCTTATACCACAACGGATGAAGCTGATGATTGGTTTAGTCAGGCACTGGGTCAACGTGTTGAGTTATTGTTTAGCGGCGAGCAATCTAACCGCGTACGAGAAAAGCTCGGCCACAACGTCAGTTTTGCCGATGGTTATCCAGTGCTCGTGATCAGCGAAGCATCATTATCAGAGCTAAACCGTCGCAGCCCAGAAGCTCACACTATGGATCAGTTTCGTACTAACCTTGTAGTGTCTGGCACGGAACCTTTTGGTGAAGATGGTTGGAAGCGCATTCGTGTTGGAGAGGTGGAGTTCGAAGCAGTAAAACCTTGTGAGCGCTGCATACTCACCACGGTAGACGTTGAAAAAGGAGAGTTGAGGACAAGCAAAGAGCCGCTGAATACGCTTTCCCAGTTCCGTGCTAACGAGCGTGGTGGTGTTTTCTTTGGACAAAACTTAGTCGCTAAAAATGAAGGCATGATTCATCAAGGCGATAAAATTGAAGTCTTGGAATACAAAGAAAAAGAGTTCTACCCAGACAATGCCCCTAAACAGTTGTTGATGACGTGTGTTGAAAGAGAGGAAATTGCCCGTGATTTCGTCACTTTCTGGCTTGAACCTCAGCATGGCGAACTGCCTATTTATCAACCTGGTCAGCATCTACCTATTTCGATTGAGATAGATGGTGAAAGTGTTGCCCGCCGATACACATTGTCTTCAAGCCCATCTCGCCCTGGGCGCTTAGCGATATCCGTTAAACGAATTGACGGCGGGCGTGTGTCAAACTGGGTCATCGACAATCTTAATATTGGCGATACTCTAACGTGTGAGCAGCCAGATGGGAGTTTCCATTTGGGAGAAAAACATGGACAGCCATTGTTACTACTATCGGCTGGTAGCGGTGTTACGCCGATGCTTTCTATGCTTCGTTATCTTTCAGATCACAATCAAGTCGAAGATGTGGTTTTCTATCATCAATGCAGCAGCGTAGAAGATATCCCATGCAAAGATGAGTTGGATGAGTTGCGACGTAAACATGATGGCTTGACCGTACTGTTTTCCCTTTCTCAAGCTCCGGACGATTGGTTTGGCCTAAAAGGTCGATTAACTCTTGCTCATCTAAAGCAGATTCGTGAGGTGGAACAGAGACAAGTGTTTGTCTGTGGCCCTGATGGCTTTATGCAGAAGGCTAAGAACTTATTGCTCAAGAAAGGTCTTCCTGAAAACAGTTACCATCAAGAAGCATTTGGTGTCAGCCAGACTTCTCAACAGCCATTGAAAGAGCTGACTTTGAGCGTAAATGGTCATGTGTTTGTTGGTAACAACCAAAAGACATTGCTTGAACAAGCAGAAGACGCAGGTGCACCGATAGCAAACAGTTGTCGAGCGGGTCTGTGCGGCGCATGTAAGGTAACAGTGGAATCTGGGAAAGTGCATCAACCGGATGTGCCAGCCCTGCAAGATCATGAGCGCCATATGGGTGTTGCACTCGCTTGTTGTTGTGTGCCAGAAACCGATATCGAAGTAGTCAGTTAA
- a CDS encoding LysR family transcriptional regulator, with the protein MKRLDPKLLQVFADVVDQGSFTGAADVRETNVSYITRQIKKLESDLGVTLLNRSTRALGLTDAGRQAYESARQINEMVKNVSNIAQEQSNELSGTLRITSAVYIGRKFVFPIVERLCDQYPGINIELELDDHHVDIIKDRFDMAIRVWKPKNIDLIGQKLLDVHMLLAASPEFVAQYGQPKSLDELKDLPAIVYGRKGHTNKAFNYLDEEGKMHTFDINANICINDAEQLNICVESGKRFFVPTNFMVAEKLRKGELIQLLPELQFPVDESIYAVYPNRELSRIGKMVIEELKQELQVCKL; encoded by the coding sequence ATGAAGAGGCTTGATCCTAAATTGCTTCAAGTATTTGCTGATGTTGTTGATCAGGGTAGCTTTACGGGGGCCGCCGATGTGAGAGAGACCAATGTGTCCTACATCACGAGGCAGATAAAAAAGTTAGAGTCGGATCTAGGGGTGACATTACTCAATCGGTCAACACGGGCGCTCGGGTTAACAGACGCTGGCAGGCAAGCCTACGAGAGTGCAAGGCAAATTAACGAAATGGTTAAGAACGTGTCGAACATAGCTCAAGAGCAATCCAATGAACTCAGTGGCACTTTACGAATTACCAGTGCAGTTTATATAGGGAGAAAGTTTGTTTTTCCTATAGTAGAGCGTCTATGTGATCAATACCCGGGCATCAATATTGAGCTGGAGCTGGATGACCATCACGTCGACATTATTAAAGATCGTTTTGATATGGCGATTCGTGTTTGGAAACCGAAAAACATTGACCTGATTGGCCAAAAGTTACTCGATGTGCATATGTTGCTCGCTGCAAGTCCTGAGTTTGTTGCCCAATATGGGCAGCCCAAGTCCCTAGATGAGCTGAAGGATCTGCCTGCTATCGTTTATGGTCGTAAAGGGCACACCAACAAAGCCTTTAATTACCTTGATGAAGAAGGAAAAATGCACACCTTTGACATAAACGCAAATATTTGTATCAACGATGCAGAGCAGCTGAACATCTGTGTTGAAAGCGGCAAGCGTTTCTTTGTTCCAACAAACTTTATGGTTGCGGAGAAATTGAGAAAAGGTGAGTTGATTCAGCTATTACCAGAGCTACAGTTTCCGGTTGATGAGTCGATTTATGCCGTCTATCCCAATCGTGAGTTATCAAGAATTGGCAAAATGGTTATAGAGGAACTAAAGCAAGAACTTCAAGTGTGTAAGTTATAA
- the pyrC gene encoding dihydroorotase translates to MTTLTITRPDDWHVHLRDGEVLKDTVRDISRYNGRALIMPNTIPPVTNTEMALAYRERIMAEKPSEQFEPLMALYLTDNTTPDEIRKAKESGAVVAAKLYPAGATTNSDSGVTNAKNIYHVLEAMQEVGMLLLVHGEVTHHDVDIFDREKEFLDTVLAPIVNDFPNLKIVLEHITTADAASFVKNANDNVAATITAHHLLYNRNHMLVGGIKPHFYCLPILKRNTHQQALIEAATSGSKKFFLGTDSAPHAKGMKEAACGCAGSYTAHAALELYTEVFELEGKLENLEAFASHNGPDFYGVPRNQDTVTLTKEAWPVAETMPFGGDVVVPIRAGEEIKWTVK, encoded by the coding sequence ATGACAACACTTACGATCACACGTCCTGACGACTGGCATGTTCATCTACGCGATGGTGAAGTTCTAAAGGATACTGTGCGAGACATTAGCCGCTACAATGGTCGCGCGCTAATCATGCCGAATACCATCCCACCTGTTACCAATACCGAAATGGCACTGGCTTACCGCGAACGCATTATGGCTGAGAAGCCAAGCGAGCAGTTTGAACCTCTAATGGCGCTTTACCTAACGGATAACACGACTCCAGATGAGATCCGTAAAGCAAAAGAGTCTGGTGCTGTAGTAGCCGCTAAGCTTTATCCTGCAGGCGCAACTACCAACTCTGACTCCGGTGTCACCAACGCGAAGAATATCTATCACGTTCTTGAAGCAATGCAAGAAGTAGGAATGTTACTGCTGGTTCACGGTGAGGTGACTCATCACGATGTCGATATTTTTGACCGTGAAAAAGAGTTTTTAGATACCGTTCTTGCGCCAATCGTTAACGACTTCCCAAATCTAAAGATTGTTCTAGAGCATATTACTACTGCTGATGCAGCGAGCTTTGTTAAAAACGCCAACGACAATGTTGCTGCGACGATTACTGCTCACCACTTACTTTACAACCGCAATCACATGTTGGTTGGCGGCATCAAGCCTCATTTCTACTGTCTGCCAATTCTTAAGCGCAACACCCACCAGCAAGCTCTGATTGAAGCGGCGACGAGCGGCAGTAAGAAATTTTTCCTAGGTACAGACTCAGCGCCACACGCTAAAGGTATGAAAGAAGCCGCTTGTGGCTGTGCAGGTTCTTACACAGCGCACGCTGCATTAGAGCTTTACACTGAAGTGTTTGAGCTAGAGGGCAAATTAGAAAATCTTGAAGCATTTGCAAGCCACAACGGTCCGGATTTTTACGGTGTACCTCGTAACCAAGATACCGTAACACTGACCAAAGAAGCTTGGCCTGTTGCAGAAACGATGCCGTTTGGCGGTGATGTCGTTGTGCCTATTCGCGCAGGTGAAGAGATTAAGTGGACAGTTAAGTAA